The stretch of DNA TATCCTAAGATGGATGGCCGAAGCATGTTCCTAGTGCTAGCACCAAAAACTGAGAAGTAATTTCTAGGAGGATTATTGATTATGCCAAAACAAAAGACAAACCGCGCTGCTGCTAAGCGTTTCAAAGTAACCGCTAAAGGTAAGATTAAGAGCGCCAACGCTTTCACCAGTCATCGTTTCCATGGTAAGACTAAGAAACAACGTCGCCAATTACGTGGTACGGCTGTAATTGAAAAGCCAATGGTCAAAACATATCACAAGTTATTACAAAAATAATTAACACGTTTTAGTTAAATCTAGGAGGAAATAAGATGGCTCGAGTAAAAGGTGGAACTGTAACACGCAAACGTCGTAAGCGCGTTTTAAAATTAGCTAAAGGTTATCGTGGTGCTAAGCATATCCAATTTAAGGTAGCTAAGGACCAAGTAATGAAGTCATACGAATACGCATTCCGCGATCGTAAGAAGCGTAAGAGTGACTTCCGTCGTCTTTGGATTGCCCGGATCAACGCGGCAGCCCGGATGAGCGACATCAGCTACAGTCAATTAATGCATGGTTTGAAGCTTGCTAACATCGATATGAACCGTAAGATGTTGGCTGACTTAGCTGTTAACGATGCTGATGCTTTCAAGGCATTGGTTGAAGAAGCTAAGAAAGCTCTTGCAGCTTAATTAGAATTTAAACTTATCTTGATAGGAAATGGACGTCATCTTTTGGTGACGTCTTTTTTTTGACAACAAAAAACGCGCTAGTCGATTAAGACTGCGCGTTTTAAAATTAACTTGGTGAATCGGTGTGCTTGCGGACTGGACTGACCCAAGTGCCACTGCCGTAACCCATAATTGTTTTAATGGCAGGGATTAATGTCATGACCAATGCTAGGGCGTTGACTTGCCAATAGACCAACATGTAAAGTGGCATGAAGATCAAATATTTAAGCTTACGTCCGCGGTCATCGACGATCAGTGCTGAAAGTAGTTGAAGCAAGCCAGCAAACATTTCGAAGGTGACGAAGATAAAGGCCATACAGAACATGTGGTAGAGTCTTTCGTAGTTGCCGGTAAAAATGAAAGTAATGAACGAAAGCACAAAGAGTAGCGTTGAAACAAAGAAGAATAAGGACCAGATAATACTCAAGGTTTGATCAGTGATGAAGGCCATTTGTTTTAAGTAACGCAATGGGTGACGCATCACACGGCCAAAGTTAGTGAGTAAAACTTCGGTGCCACCTTTAGCCCAACGTTTTCGTTGATGGTAGAGTGCTTTTAAGGATTCTGGGACGTTCATGTAAAATAGAATGTCGGGTGAAAAGACGGTCGTCCAACCATTGAGTTGGTGATCCCAAGCGATGCTAATATCTTCGGTGGCACGATCTTGACGGAATAACCCAACATCAATCAAGGCATCTCGGCGATACATCGTATTAGCACCACTATAAGCGTACATATTTCCTAGGGCACTGACTTGGCTACGCTTGATGACCCCAACGATACTAGAAAACTCAACCGTTTGTGACTTTGCAATCAATTTACTACGGTTCTGCACATCCATGTTGGCCGTGACGGCAGCAATGTTTTTGTGCTCTTCACCAACAAAGTAATTCATGTATTTCCATAACGCATCAGGTTCAGGAATTGAATCCGCGTCATTACTCAAAATGAAGTCACCCTTAGCAAAACTAACCCCAACATTAAAGGCATGGGCTTTACCTTGGTTCTTTTCAATCGTGATGACCCGTAAGTTATGATATTTCTTTTGTAACTCAGCCAAAATTTGTGGCGTCTCATCCGTGGAACCATCGTCTGTGACTAAAATTTCAAAGTTGTCATAGTTCAAGCTCGTCATTAAATAGTCGATCGTATGGGCAATCATGACTTCTTCGTTATGAGCAGGAATCATGATCGTGATGAAAGGCTGATTCTTGGGCGCTAAATAGGTGAACTCGGTGTGGCGATGGCGGTAAACAGTTTGGTAGCAGATGACACCCATAAACCACGCAAAAGCGCCTAAGATTGGATAGGAGACTAATAGGAGCAGGACGAAATTCCAAATACTTTCAAAAGGCTTTAAAGTTTGTAAGATTTCCATGACTTATTTTTCGGCCTCCTTGTATAGCTTGTGAATTTCGTTAACTTCCAGATTTTGCTCAGGTTTAACGTGATAACTACGGACGTTTTCTCGAAAGTCTTTATTGCCAAAACGGGCAGTGTAAAATGTCTCCAAGTGTTGTTTGCGAGCTAATAGTTGTGACTCATCATATTGGATGGTTTTCTCAACATGTTGCTTGACGCGGTGATTATTGTGAATCGTTGAAATAATGACAATTATCGCTAAGATAATGAAAGCAATGATAAAGAATCGGTCAAAAAAGTAGAATAGGGTGCGACCTTCTTCATATCGCCAAGCATGTAAGAAATGCTCATTGTTGATCAGCAGCGTGGACGAAATGGTCCAGTAGACCGGAATCGCCACACAGATCCAAAAGACGATGGCCATTAAGGTTTGCCAAATTTTAGTCCACCAATGACCTTTGCTGAAGAAATCATCAGTCACAACCTTAGCCATGACCGTTTCTTTTTCAACAGGTGTTTTTTCCGTCATTGTAAAATTCCTCCTTAATTATAATGAGATTTATTTTTACAGCTTCAATATACGCTTTCAGTAAATGATTGTGAACTAGTCATCAATCGATCAAAAGGTAGAGGCCTCAAAATGATGGGATAGCCTTAATTAGAAGAGTGATTACCTAGTGACCGCTGACAAAAATCAGGGATTAATATAACGGTTTGATTAATAAAAGTTGCACATTCTTTTAAAAGCATCTATTATTAAAAGATAACTGAATTTATCGGGAGCACTTGTCACCACTGATGCTCAAGCACCGCTATTAAAAGGGTGCGAGTGTATGATAAAATAGGCAAGTGAGGTCTGACAAAATGTCAGTACCAATGACAGTAGAAGCGAAGGGGAAAACGATGATAAACCAATTCAAACCAACTTGGATGATACCAGCAATCTATAACATTACCGCCACACAACTCCGTGAAAAGGGCATAAAGGCCGTGTTTGCCGATCTCGACAATACACTGATTGCCTGGGATAATCCAGATGGTACCCCGGAACTGAAAAAGTGGATGCATGGGTTACAAGATGCCGGCATTCCACTAGTTGTCGTTTCAAATAACTCAGAAAAACGGATTGCCAAGGCACTAACTGCCTTAGGACTACCATTTGTTTCACGTGCTTTGAAGCCATTACCATTTGGTATTCAAAAAGCGCGACACAATCTTGGGTTACGGAAAAATGAAGTCATCATGGTTGGTGATCAATATATCACCGATATGTGGGCAGCCCACACGGCTGGGGTTCAAAGTGTCTTGGTCAAACCATTGGTGAAAACTGACGCTTGGAATACGCGTATCAACCGGTTCTTTGAACGGTTTATTAAAGTTCAGTTAGCCCATCGTTATCCAGAAAAGCATTTTCAGGAGGAACTTAAATAGTGAGTGAAACAACTCAAGAAACTTTATATTGTATTGGTTGTGGGGCCGCGATTCAAACGACGGACCCTGAAGCAGCAGGATATACGCCTGCGTCAGCCCTAAAGAAATCGTTGGCGAACGACGCGCAAGACCTTTATTGCCAACGTTGTTTTCGGTTACGCCATTACAACGAAATCGTCCCAGTTGCGCTTAGTGATGACGATTTCCGGCATTTGTTGGCAACGATTCGTGAAGCCAATGCGTTAGTGGTCTATGTCGTGGATATTTTTGATTTGAATGGCAGTATTATTCCAGGCTTACAACGGTTCGTTGGCGATAATCCAGTCTTGTTAGTCGGGAACAAAGAAGATGTTTTACCACGTCAATTACGGCGGACGAAGCTACGCGAATGGATGAATCAACAAGTTCGTGCCCAAGGCATCAAGCCAGTTGATGTGGCCTTGACCAGTGCCAAAAAGGGCCATGCGATTGACGACCTATTAGCATTGATTGAAAAATATCGGCGTGGTCGCGACGTCTATGTCGTAGGCGTGACCAATGTGGGTAAGTCGACGTTGATCAACCGGATCATTGCCAATAACACTGGCTTAAAAGATCTGATCACGACATCTCGATTCCCAGGAACCACGTTGGATAAGATTGAAATTCCACTGGAAGACGGCCATAAGATGGTTGACACCCCCGGAATCATTCATCCAGAACAGATGGCCCATGTTTTGAGTGGCGACGATTTAAAACTCGTTTCACCACAAAAAGAAATTCGGCCCAAGGCTTATCAACTGGGCAACGGTCAGACCTTGTTCCTTGGTGGGGTCGCACGCTTGGACATTGTCGATACGGTTAAACCAGCCGGTATTGTTTATGCAGATAACAATTTAACCTTACATCGAACGCGCACTGAAAATGCCGAAAACTTCTATACGAAGCACGTCGGTGAGTTGATCACACCACCAACCGGTGATGCTATCGCTGATTTTCCACCGTTAGTTCGACACGAATTCAAAACAACTGAGATTAGTGATGTGGTTTTTGAAGGTTTGGGTTGGGTGACGGTACCAGCTGATACCCGCGTTGCGGGTTGGGCACCAAAAGGCGTGGATGTGTTAACACGTCCAGCCATGATTAATAAGAACTAGGAGAATTTAATGGAAAACTTACGAGGAAAACAAAAACGTTATTTACGGA from Lactiplantibacillus brownii encodes:
- the rpmI gene encoding 50S ribosomal protein L35; its protein translation is MPKQKTNRAAAKRFKVTAKGKIKSANAFTSHRFHGKTKKQRRQLRGTAVIEKPMVKTYHKLLQK
- the rplT gene encoding 50S ribosomal protein L20, whose product is MARVKGGTVTRKRRKRVLKLAKGYRGAKHIQFKVAKDQVMKSYEYAFRDRKKRKSDFRRLWIARINAAARMSDISYSQLMHGLKLANIDMNRKMLADLAVNDADAFKALVEEAKKALAA
- a CDS encoding glycosyltransferase family 2 protein produces the protein MEILQTLKPFESIWNFVLLLLVSYPILGAFAWFMGVICYQTVYRHRHTEFTYLAPKNQPFITIMIPAHNEEVMIAHTIDYLMTSLNYDNFEILVTDDGSTDETPQILAELQKKYHNLRVITIEKNQGKAHAFNVGVSFAKGDFILSNDADSIPEPDALWKYMNYFVGEEHKNIAAVTANMDVQNRSKLIAKSQTVEFSSIVGVIKRSQVSALGNMYAYSGANTMYRRDALIDVGLFRQDRATEDISIAWDHQLNGWTTVFSPDILFYMNVPESLKALYHQRKRWAKGGTEVLLTNFGRVMRHPLRYLKQMAFITDQTLSIIWSLFFFVSTLLFVLSFITFIFTGNYERLYHMFCMAFIFVTFEMFAGLLQLLSALIVDDRGRKLKYLIFMPLYMLVYWQVNALALVMTLIPAIKTIMGYGSGTWVSPVRKHTDSPS
- a CDS encoding YqeG family HAD IIIA-type phosphatase yields the protein MINQFKPTWMIPAIYNITATQLREKGIKAVFADLDNTLIAWDNPDGTPELKKWMHGLQDAGIPLVVVSNNSEKRIAKALTALGLPFVSRALKPLPFGIQKARHNLGLRKNEVIMVGDQYITDMWAAHTAGVQSVLVKPLVKTDAWNTRINRFFERFIKVQLAHRYPEKHFQEELK
- the yqeH gene encoding ribosome biogenesis GTPase YqeH, with translation MSETTQETLYCIGCGAAIQTTDPEAAGYTPASALKKSLANDAQDLYCQRCFRLRHYNEIVPVALSDDDFRHLLATIREANALVVYVVDIFDLNGSIIPGLQRFVGDNPVLLVGNKEDVLPRQLRRTKLREWMNQQVRAQGIKPVDVALTSAKKGHAIDDLLALIEKYRRGRDVYVVGVTNVGKSTLINRIIANNTGLKDLITTSRFPGTTLDKIEIPLEDGHKMVDTPGIIHPEQMAHVLSGDDLKLVSPQKEIRPKAYQLGNGQTLFLGGVARLDIVDTVKPAGIVYADNNLTLHRTRTENAENFYTKHVGELITPPTGDAIADFPPLVRHEFKTTEISDVVFEGLGWVTVPADTRVAGWAPKGVDVLTRPAMINKN